The Methylacidimicrobium sp. B4 genome contains a region encoding:
- a CDS encoding putative Na+/H+ antiporter, which produces MIAWFTVLASGAGTLPLAECLRKAVREDPLRLVEAGIFLLAIVHTFLAPTLHRLGSRRLARADALEPGRSSQAATQQVAAELLLLLGEVEVVFGLWVIPLFWILVGVQGWSGAIERLGLGRDFAEAIFVVAVMTVASSRPILLFLESLLRRVAAIGRDSVSAWWFSLLTLGALAGSLVTEPGAMTVSALLLGKHFFALGPRPALSYATIGLLFVNVSIGGSLTHFAAPPVVLAARAWGWGSGYLFVHFGWKAAVATVLGSLACLVAFRKELARLEGLRRGRQTEEAAGERVPPWITGAHLLFLAWIVATAAIPALCVGGLLLFLGFLRVTSPFQDEVSLRQAVLVGFFLAGLELLGSRQSWWIGPLLERLDEPDLLLSSSVITAFNDNALVTYLASLVPDLGESSKQAVMAGAIACGGLTVIANAPNPAGQALLSRYFPNGISPLGLAAGALLPTAIALLLLRP; this is translated from the coding sequence ATGATCGCGTGGTTTACGGTCCTTGCGAGTGGAGCGGGCACTCTCCCCCTGGCGGAGTGTCTGCGGAAGGCCGTCCGGGAGGATCCGCTTCGGCTCGTCGAGGCGGGAATCTTCCTCCTGGCGATCGTTCACACCTTTCTGGCTCCTACCCTCCATCGACTGGGAAGCCGTCGCTTGGCGCGCGCCGACGCGCTTGAACCCGGTCGGAGCTCGCAGGCGGCGACGCAGCAGGTGGCCGCGGAGCTGCTCCTTCTCCTGGGCGAGGTCGAAGTCGTCTTCGGCCTCTGGGTCATCCCGCTCTTCTGGATCCTGGTGGGCGTCCAGGGCTGGAGCGGTGCGATCGAACGCTTGGGGCTGGGCCGGGATTTCGCTGAGGCGATCTTTGTCGTCGCGGTCATGACGGTCGCTTCGAGCCGCCCCATCCTTCTTTTTCTGGAGAGCTTGCTGCGACGGGTTGCGGCCATCGGCCGGGACTCAGTCTCCGCCTGGTGGTTTTCCCTTCTGACCCTGGGCGCCTTGGCGGGCTCCCTCGTCACCGAGCCGGGAGCGATGACGGTGAGCGCTCTTTTGCTCGGCAAGCATTTTTTTGCGCTCGGTCCGCGTCCGGCCCTCTCGTATGCGACCATCGGCCTGCTCTTCGTCAACGTCTCGATCGGTGGCTCCCTGACGCATTTTGCCGCCCCTCCGGTGGTCCTGGCCGCGCGGGCCTGGGGCTGGGGGAGCGGATATCTCTTCGTTCACTTTGGATGGAAGGCGGCGGTGGCCACGGTGTTGGGGAGCCTGGCTTGCCTCGTGGCCTTCCGAAAGGAGCTTGCCCGCTTGGAGGGGCTCCGTCGCGGGAGACAAACCGAAGAAGCCGCAGGAGAGCGGGTCCCGCCCTGGATCACCGGCGCCCATCTCCTCTTTCTGGCTTGGATCGTGGCGACCGCGGCCATCCCGGCGCTCTGCGTGGGCGGCCTCCTCCTCTTCCTGGGCTTCCTACGCGTGACGAGCCCATTCCAGGATGAGGTCTCCCTCCGGCAAGCGGTGCTGGTCGGCTTCTTCCTGGCCGGGTTGGAGCTGCTCGGGAGCCGGCAGAGCTGGTGGATCGGCCCGCTCCTCGAGCGGCTCGACGAACCTGACCTCCTGCTCAGCAGCTCGGTCATCACCGCTTTTAACGACAATGCCCTGGTGACCTATCTGGCCAGCCTCGTTCCTGATCTGGGGGAATCCTCGAAGCAGGCCGTGATGGCCGGAGCGATCGCCTGTGGGGGGCTGACCGTGATCGCCAACGCTCCCAACCCGGCGGGTC